A segment of the Cutaneotrichosporon cavernicola HIS019 DNA, chromosome: 6 genome:
GCCGTTCTACCCATCTCGcaatgtcctcgaggaTTCACAGGCCAAGCCAAAAAGAGTCCCATTCGAAATGGTTCCGCCTCTCACGCACTGACCACAGGGCTACCAGTTTCAACAGGCTGCCCATGAGACCTTGTTCCGACGGAGGGCATGTACCTCGCCGATCGTCGACTTATCCCTTAACTCGCGTCGCTTCTCGCACCATTTCACAGTCTGTCGCGTGTTGGTATTGACTCTGCTACGGCCGCTTGTAACGCCTAGATCCACGGTCCCGGACCCGCGGACAACTTCGGTCTCACAAGATCACAAGAGGCAGGTTCAACTCTACATGACTCACAATCCTTGCATCTTGCCACGTTTGCTCCTTCCTGACACTTGCCTTTGCCGTTGGCGGCCACAGGTTTGGAACGCTACTTTTCGGCCTATTCCGCTTGAATGTTATTCAACACCCAAAGGACTGGGTCAGGAAACCTTCTTCCCCTCTTCTGCGCCTTAATCTCCATAGCCTGAAGACTCCAGTGGTGGCGTTGCTACATTTTCCCTTTCCCACTGTTGTCAACAAGCATGTGTGAAGCAATTCAGTCATTTGGACCAGGGGTGACCTCCAAAGGTATAGGGGACGACAATCCCTGGAATGGGCGAGATCGCCCGCAACAAGGGTATCAGTATAAAGGATCGTCCGCAGCAGATCCCGGGCACGAGCACGGCGAGCAATGGATGGGCAGGATATGAGATACAGATCAGTGCGGCATGTCAATTCAGTCTGCCATGTTTGGGTGACATGTCACGATCACGAGGCGAGCGTGGCAATTTGCGAGTGGATTCCAGTGGTGGGTCAGTGCGACCTCCAGACATTGAGACATTGGGGATCAGGTATCGTATCGGCAACACATCCAAAGTCGATGGTCCGCGATCGACAGCTCCAAGCTCCAACGGCCTGCAACTCTGGTTGTCTGATAATCTGTTGGTGGTGAAATGGTATTCCGCTCAGACATCCCGCAGCCACCAAGATCAACATCAAATTGTCTACAGCTTTTGCAGATGTATGGCAATGCCCGTTATAACATTGTCAAGTTGTTATCAGTCACTCGCCTGTTTGTCCTTTTCCTCCCTCGTTGATATTCCCCGTGACCAAAAGTTCCCACTTGGCGCCTCGTCCTGTCTCCCGCGCCTCCGACGCACAGCTTGGATTGGGCCGGGAAATCCCGCCCGTCTTCCAGTCCTGCCAGCTATGCCAGTCAACCAAGCGACCGTCATCAACACTGTcagtcgtcgcgctccacGTCGCAACCCAAACCGTCACAGTTGACATCACGTCCTacttcctcgcctccttctggaCGTCAATGAAGCGCCCCTCGCGACTAGAAGTGTTGCCCATCTCAATAATGCGCATCGTCCAAATAGCCTGTTCGGGCTGCACAGCCAGGCGGGACGTGTCGCCGCTGGTAATAGCCTCGAACATGTTCTCGTAGATGGCAGGGTACCATCCCTTCTCGCTCGGGCGCTTCTCGGTAGTCCACTTGCTGTCGGTGCAAACGCTCACAGTCGCCcacgcgtcctcgccctcttccccgAATCCCGGGTCGTGTACTTTCTTCCCCTCGCGCAGGAATGGTTCCTGCGGGTCCAGACCAAACTTTTCAAAGCTCCCGTTGAtgcccttgacgaggtAGCGCAGCTGCTTGGGCGTGCTTGCGAGAACGGACGCACCGACATGGACCGCCAAGGGGCACTTGGCCCCGGGCTGCGGAGGGTACAGGAGGGTCATTTCGAAGGCCTCATCGAGGCCCaggccgcgctcgtcgtAGTTCCTGCACACGAGGCTGTCGGGGACACCGAAGAGGTTGATCGCTTGGTCGATAACGTGTGAGCCGAGGTTGTAGATCGCCTCGTTGTGCTGACCGGGAAGCTCCTTCCAGCTTCCTGGCTTGTGGTCGGCTGGAAGAGGGCGGTAGCGGTCGAAGCGGGAGTGGAACTCGTGGACTGGACCaagctggcgtcagcgcgagtcggggttggtgggggaggggggagggaggggggagaggggaggggggaggagggggggtCGAGGTGAGGGCACATCAACCTCTACCACCTGCCCTCTACCACCATGGCGACACTGGCTTCACTCACCTTTCCCTCCGCGAGAACCTTCTTGAGGGTCAGGAAATCAGCGTCCCACCGGCGGTTCTGGTACACGCAAAACACAAGGTTCTTGCTCTTTGCGAGAGCTGTGagctcctcagcctcagcaACGGTAGGCGTAACGGGCTTCTCGACCATGACTGGGGTGAGCTCGAGTCCTGACAGGTAACGGGATAATGCCCATAGATACTCACCATGCTTGCCATGCTCGAGCGCTGCCTTAGCGAAGGGGTAGTGCGTGTTATTGGGCGTGCTAACAACAACCACATCAACCTCGGGGTCCTCCACGACCTCTGCAATAGTCTTGACGACCTTGATATCCTTTCCGCAAACCTCCTGCGCTTTACCGCGCGCACTGCGCTCCATCACTGAGTGGAGGACATAGAGTTCCGGCAGCGCGGTGATGAGCGGGTAGTGGAACGCCTGCAGCGACAGGCCGGTGCCGAGGATCGAAACACGGAGAGGTGCCATGGTGGGTGAgtgggaggatggggatgggaaTGGGAATGAGGACAGGAATGAGAAGTTCAAAGTCCAAGTTATGCAAGGGCGGTTCAAGGCGGCTGTCAGTCACTGGGCACGTCACTGGATTGGATTCAGCAGTTCTCCCGAATGAAGGCACTTGCCAGCTTGAAGGCTTGCTTGGGCATTGGGACTGGCTAAACTGCATATGCCGCACATGCTGCACATGCTGAATCATCGCTGACTCTACGTCCCTGTAGTTGAGTCGAGAGTCTGTGGGCAGTCCTGGCTGGGATGGTGGTCAAACTGGATCAGAGCGGAGTCAAGTTGGTTTGAGCGGCGCAAGCGGAGGGTGAGTCCGCTCATCATTGGACTGACAAGCTTGCAAGTACCGGCGGCATTGACACGTGGCAGCTTGGTTGGTTACCTCTTAGAGTAAAGTCAGTCCTTCGCTATCGCTGTTGCTGTGACTCATCTCTGATCTAGGATATTGGTTGGCTCTGGGGACAGTGGTCAGAATAACCTGTCAACTCTGTAAACTCATATAACGGCTTACTCACCATTAGGACTCCTTCGCCAGACTTGTCAACTCGACAACAGCTGCTTTCCGAGGTCCGCCCAACCGCGCCAAACTTCCGCCCCCCGCGAGACACGAACCACTGGGAGGCCGTGTGCGGCTTTGTTCTCCACAGCATTGGTAATGCTGGGGATACTCATCAAGCAAATCGCGGATCTCAACTGGCTTCGCCGTTGGGATCGGGGTAGTCTTCCCCTCTCCACATTCCATCACGCCCAGCCGGCGGCAGTTACTGCCCACACGAACCCCGTATCTCTCCGTGATAGTCGATTGGGACCATGTTGTGGTGTGTCATCCGAGTTCGGGCGAGAGCTTTTTCCTGGGTGAGACGCGCTCCTGGTCACACGTGACGAGAGGAAAATAACTCGAGCGCACGACAAGGCGCCCTCATCACAGTGTATCGCGTGATGCTCCTGGATCGCAGACTAGAGTTCAAGCCTGTCCCGCGTCCGAGCTCGTTATCAATCTTGGAAATGCAGTCATGCGGTATCTATCGCGTCGCAACTCGAACCACGGCTCACGACACCCACCCAATCCTAATTCATAGGCACGAGCTATTAGATAATTGAAATCGCAATAACCTCTCAGGGTAACAATATGAAAGCCGTGATATGAAAGAGGACAGTCGTGATATGAAAGAAAGCACACCGACCCGTATTTCGAACCCCGCTCGTCGACAGGACTCGTAGCCGGGATGCCTCATGCATGCTCCTGCCTTGCATGCCTGTAGAGGGTGTGGGCGAGAGTTGCATCCGGAGCACTCGGTCCAGGTGAGAAACCGTGGGCAACCGGCCGGTGTCCGGTCCGATCGGCTCGGGCTGATAAGCCGCGGCTAGCCGTAGCCGGGGTTGCCCGGCATCTTGCTCCATCTCAAAGTGCCCACTTACTCTACTTTGTGGACCTTTGCATTTGCCTTTATACTTGAACTCGGCGTCGTAATGTCCACATCACAAGTCTCGAAATCTCACCCTACACACATGTCGCCTGTCGCtgctcccgctcccgccgccgtcgcgcgcccgACCAAGGTCACTGGTGCGTGCCTCCTCTCCCAACACAACTTGCACCCAACTTGCAACCACCTCCAActtccttccccacctcccactcTTCCCTCGACCccgctgacatcagaaTCGACCGCCAACCcacgcgccgaggagctcacgTACGAGTCCTTCCGGCCCTTTGGCGCAGTCGTACAGGGCTGGGAGGGCACGGAGCGCTCGCCACAGGGCATTCACGTTATGGTTGCGAACCAGGGCACGGCGTTCAAGttccaccgcctcgcccagctccCCCAGAACGCGGCGATTACACACGAGCGCCGCGttccctccaccacctccgccAATGTGCGTAACGGCACCCCGGTCCGCGTGACGAACCTCGACCGCTCCACAGAGACCAAGGTGTACCTCCCCCAGGGCCGCGGCGTCGCTCCTGGCACCAAGGGACtcagcgccggcgcgtgCTACCTCGTGGTCGTCGGAGAGAGCCCCAACAACCTCAAGGCGTTCCTCGCGACTTCGGCGCAGGGTGTCTGCTTCGCCCCCAACACCTACCACGCCGTGATCGTACTAAACGAGGCTATCGACTTTGCcatcgtcgcggcggccggcACTACATCTACTGCTGCCGACTTGAATGTAGACGTGCCTGCGCACAAGTTTGCACCAGTTCCCCCTCTCATTCCGACCGCGGAAGTGGATACGCCTCCCGTTCCCCTCGGTGTTGCGCTCAACCCCATTCCAATCACTGAAGAGCTCTGGGCACCCTATGGCGAGCTTATTGGCTCCGCTGGAACCAAGACTTCGCCAATCACAAACACCTACCCCGCAGACCAGGACGGGGCGCGCACGACCGTCGGCCTCTTCCGCGCAACCCCTAAGGCCGGGTTACACCGCGGCCAGCTGTTCAACGTGAGCTTCCTGGAGCGCCACATCTACACTTCCCAAGCCTTCATCCCTCTGGGCAAGGACAACCTCTCTGGGGTTGGTGAGGCGCCCCTCACTGCCGGCGGAACATTCTTGGTCGTCGTGGCAGACAACGGGCCCGACGACAGGCCGGACCCGAAGACACTCAAGGCGTTCATCATGGAGAACGGGACTGGGCTCAACTACCGCGCGGGCGTTTGGCACCACCCCGTACTGACGCTTGACGCGtgtctcgacctcgcgtgTATTGAGACACAAGTGTCGACGGGCGAGTTTGGCAAAACTTATGAGCCAGACTgcgagctcatcgagtATGACCCGCCCATTGGACAGATCAATGTCCCCACCCGACCCACCCTCTAAGTTGTAACATCTATAGACATGTATTTCATGTATCTGGGATTTGGACAAGAGTTGAGCAGCCGGCAGAGACGGCTTGTGGCTGTTAATGCTGCTGCACCTGGTAATTTTGCCAACGGAGAGTGCGGAAGACGTTTCAGACGTCCCCAAACAACGGATAAAGCTGAGAATTAATTCATCAGATTATCAGATTTCTGCGGGTGTAACCACCGGCTCATTTCCGGGACGGCATAAACGTTCCTTTGTCGGACTGTTCCTCTTACTTCTTCTGTCTCTTCTTCTCATTCAACTCCACCAACTCCAAGTCCACAACATTACCCCCCGCAACAATGACCCAGACTACCACGCCCAACACGAACTCCGTCACCGTCGACGGCCTCCTCTTCGACATGGACGGCACGTTGCTCGACTCGACGCcggccgtcctcgccacctGGGAGCAGTACGCGCGCGAgttcaacctcgacctcgagcatGTGTTGAAGAGTAAGTCTGGAGTGGTAGGAAGGGGGTTTTGTCAACTCGGTGTGGGGTGGAGTGGAGAGAGGCGGGGCACGGCGGGGATACTGCCTAGGTACTGGAGCTCGGACCTTtggaagagggcgaggggaggCATGGGCCGGTCTGGAAGCTACTGTCACCTCGGCTAGCTTCTGCGGAGGACCAGGCAGCCCAAGTGACCCTCCAGCTCTTGATCCAGCTCGTCAGGCCTGCACCGGTCAATTGTACTTTTGACTCGACAagcgctaaccccagcgtCGCACGGACAGCGCACGGTCGACAACATGCAGATCTTCTGCAAGATTACTGAGCCCGAGGCCCTTGCGGTGGGTTACCTAAGGAGGTagcgctgacatcagcgcGAGGTGGTGCGCTTCGAGACTATCATCGTGGACGAGGCGCAGAGGCtagaggacgagggcaagcagGGTCTGGTGGTGCTCCCAGGTGTGGTGGACATGCTGAACAAGGTATGTTGGTGGGTTGAATTGGCGAGAGGAACGGGGGGAGAGTGATGGTGGATCTGGAAGGGAGGGTAGAGACGGGAATTGGGGGCACGGAGCACGGACAAgcactgacgccagctcAACACGGCCACCAAGCCCGTGTGGGCCATCGTCACCTCGGCTACGAACAAgtacgcgtcgcgcgccctcaccaccaGCCACATTCAGTACCCTGCCCTGGTCActgccgacgacgtcaagctcggcaaACCTCACCCCGAGCCGTACCTCGCCGGCGCGAAGAAGCTGGGCCTGGACCCCAAGCGCTGcattgtcgtcgaggacgcacCTACCGGTATCAAGAGTGGTGTGGCATGTGGTGCCAAGGTGCTCGCTGTGTGCACGTCGCACACGCgtgaggagcttgaggggctcggcgccgagtgGATCGTGGACGACCTGACAAAGGTCCAGGTCCAGCtggtcgacggcggcgtcaaggTCACAATTGCGTAATTTTTAGACTAACATGGACTGTATCATATTTTGCATGCATCGCGTGCTATAGCGTGTGTAGAGTGTTGGACCGAGATATCGAAGATAATGAAGCGAGACGGAGCGAGAAGAGTCGAGATTGAACAAAGGTCGCATGGATTACTGCATGCTGCCGAGTACCTTGACGGCAAGGGCGCGCAGgatctgatgtcagcttcCGAGGAGCATTCTAGCTGTGACGTACCTGCGCCTTCTGTGCGCCCGGCAGCGTCGAGAATACCTGCGCGACgctcttgcccttggcgtCGCGAATCGCGCCCAGGCGGTTACCCGCGAaggctggggtcagttCCAGCGGTCCGGCTCGACTCACCGCCAGCAACAGCACCGGGAATATTAGCAACGATATATCCCATGGCGGCGCCCGCCGCACCGCCAACAAAGGACCAGCGACGGTGTACATTAGCTacctcgggctcgaggaGTTCCTCAAACACGTCACCGAACACGCCGTTCGGATCCGGCCTTGCACGGCGTGGCGGCGTACCAGGCTCCGACCCTACTCCCGAGTCCGCACCGTCCGCATCAGCCGTGTTGCCAGTAGCGTTCTTGAAGTATCGCGCAAACTCCTCGAAGAAGTTCTTGCTAGCGCGGTcctgctcgtcctcgtcggctcCTGCGTCCGTGAACGCGGACGCGGGGCGCGTGCGGAAGAGCGCGTCGTATTCCGCCCGCCGGACGGGGTCCGAGAGAACATAGTATGCGTCCGCGACTGCTTGCTTTCGTCAGCTTGAGTGAGGGGAGACGCACGAAACGCTCAGTGtagcggcggcgctcgtcggctgGCGCCTTTGGTGAGAGGCGGTCGGGGTGGGTCTTGAGTGATTCGCGACGGTACGCTGTGCGGATCTCCTCACTGACATCAGTACCGCAGGACGGGGAGCACACAGTGCTCCACTCACGCCGTAGCTGTGGAGTCGATGTTCTTTCGTTAGCAGGGTTAGGCAACGTTCTCACGAGGATGTTGTAGtactggcgtcagctgaTGGCAAAGACGGAGCTGAAAAGAGGCTGTCCGGCTTGTATTTACCTGCGGAAGTGTGCTCATGATCTCTGGTTGGAGCTGGCGCGACGGATGAGAGGTGAGATGAAGACGGTGACATGTCGCGCTGGCATTTTGTTATCTCCACCTACCCGACCAGAACCCATCACTTGGTGGCAAACCGCGGAATCACTCCTCTGACGTCATCCCACGCGCCCTCGTTTCCCCTTAAAACCGCGTTGCACAACCAGCCAACTGTCGAATGCAATGATGTCCCATGTACTCTATGATGCTCTACTTCTTGTCCGACAGCTTCTTACCTGGCTGCTTGAGGAACTTGTACCCCGACGCGCCGACGTAGCTTAACCCACTCCAGATGGTTGTGCCCGCCACAATCCACTGCAGTCCCTCGAGGTAGACGTCGATCGGGTATCCGGCGCCAGCGAGCACAGGTCCGACGGTGGTGAAGCCCATGAGGGTGAGCTGGAGCGCGGTGTTGATCTACATCAGTTCAATACTGTGAGTAGGTTACCTTGGAGATTTGGGTTGGCTGGACCTCGGCAGACGGCATTGTCGGGTCAAAGTAGCGCTTTAATGTgcgctgctgtcagctgatACACATACGTTATCTTACGGGCGGGGGAAGCGACTGATACCGCAGGTAGAACGCCCACATGGACAGCGCAAAGTCGCGCCCGAAGATGAGAACCGCCAGCGGCACTACGTTAGTGCGTTCTAGAGGGGACGTACGAGGTAGAAGGCCCTTGTATGTGaggcagacgacgagggtaGTCACGAGCATCTTGTCCGCCATCGGGTCAATGATCGAGCCGATCACTGTCTTCTGGTTCCacttgcgcgcgaggtaTCCGTCGAGCTGGTGTTAGCTTGATTGAAGCCCCGAGTTACCCAGTCAGTCAAGCCAgacgcgacgaggatgccTGTCGCGATCTCAAAGTCACCCTTGACGATCGCCCACGCCAAAAATGGGCAGGCGGCAATACGCGCAACCGTGAGCGCGTTCGGGAGGGTGTACGGCGACTCGTGCAGTTCCGTCGGCTCCTCT
Coding sequences within it:
- the DAL2 gene encoding uncharacterized protein (Ureidoglycolate lyase); protein product: MSPVAAPAPAAVARPTKVTESTANPRAEELTYESFRPFGAVVQGWEGTERSPQGIHVMVANQGTAFKFHRLAQLPQNAAITHERRVPSTTSANVRNGTPVRVTNLDRSTETKVYLPQGRGVAPGTKGLSAGACYLVVVGESPNNLKAFLATSAQGVCFAPNTYHAVIVLNEAIDFAIVAAAGTTSTAADLNVDVPAHKFAPVPPLIPTAEVDTPPVPLGVALNPIPITEELWAPYGELIGSAGTKTSPITNTYPADQDGARTTVGLFRATPKAGLHRGQLFNVSFLERHIYTSQAFIPLGKDNLSGVGEAPLTAGGTFLVVVADNGPDDRPDPKTLKAFIMENGTGLNYRAGVWHHPVLTLDACLDLACIETQVSTGEFGKTYEPDCELIEYDPPIGQINVPTRPTL
- a CDS encoding uncharacterized protein (Oxidoreductase family, C-terminal alpha/beta domain), which gives rise to MAPLRVSILGTGLSLQAFHYPLITALPELYVLHSVMERSARGKAQEVCGKDIKVVKTIAEVVEDPEVDVVVVSTPNNTHYPFAKAALEHGKHVMVEKPVTPTVAEAEELTALAKSKNLVFCVYQNRRWDADFLTLKKVLAEGKLGPVHEFHSRFDRYRPLPADHKPGSWKELPGQHNEAIYNLGSHVIDQAINLFGVPDSLVCRNYDERGLGLDEAFEMTLLYPPQPGAKCPLAVHVGASVLASTPKQLRYLVKGINGSFEKFGLDPQEPFLREGKKVHDPGFGEEGEDAWATVSVCTDSKWTTEKRPSEKGWYPAIYENMFEAITSGDTSRLAVQPEQAIWTMRIIEMGNTSSREGRFIDVQKEARK
- a CDS encoding uncharacterized protein (Belongs to the CDP-alcohol phosphatidyltransferase class-I family), whose protein sequence is MPVTAFLGVPRGARVLGSLACSAAISTRPPLFARGLRGITAPTVLWGRHGLERIPRLAVARYLSSSAARRAPLPSEKPEKEEPTELHESPYTLPNALTVARIAACPFLAWAIVKGDFEIATGILVASGLTDWLDGYLARKWNQKTVIGSIIDPMADKMLVTTLVVCLTYKGLLPLPLAVLIFGRDFALSMWAFYLRYQSLPPPRTLKRYFDPTMPSAEVQPTQISKINTALQLTLMGFTTVGPVLAGAGYPIDVYLEGLQWIVAGTTIWSGLSYVGASGYKFLKQPGKKLSDKK
- the GPP1 gene encoding uncharacterized protein (Haloacid dehalogenase-like hydrolase), with the translated sequence MTQTTTPNTNSVTVDGLLFDMDGTLLDSTPAVLATWEQYAREFNLDLEHVLKTSHGQRTVDNMQIFCKITEPEALAREVVRFETIIVDEAQRLEDEGKQGLVVLPGVVDMLNKLNTATKPVWAIVTSATNKYASRALTTSHIQYPALVTADDVKLGKPHPEPYLAGAKKLGLDPKRCIVVEDAPTGIKSGVACGAKVLAVCTSHTREELEGLGAEWIVDDLTKVQVQLVDGGVKVTIA
- a CDS encoding uncharacterized protein (DnaJ molecular chaperone homology domain), which codes for MSTLPQYYNILNIDSTATAEEIRTAYRRESLKTHPDRLSPKAPADERRRYTERFQAVADAYYVLSDPVRRAEYDALFRTRPASAFTDAGADEDEQDRASKNFFEEFARYFKNATGNTADADGADSGVGSEPGTPPRRARPDPNGVFGDVFEELLEPEVANVHRRWSFVGGAAGAAMGYIVANIPGAVAGAFAGNRLGAIRDAKGKSVAQVFSTLPGAQKAQILRALAVKVLGSMQ